In the genome of Granulibacter bethesdensis CGDNIH1, one region contains:
- a CDS encoding MFS transporter, with translation MIRSFHRARIGTALLFVGCGAGIGTWSASVAHVQRDAGLSDRALGFALLAMAVGALVSMPLAGRLAARYGTACLSSWSGPAFALSVLLPPFSRLCGDWAMPALAGALFLIGGTHGATDIAMNGEAARLEREGGRAMMSSFHAGWSLGGMAGSAFTSLLFAWGWSAELAMGLSAAMLMLVFLAALLINRPVEGTPSQHREAPAEKGWTPPLIYLGCLCFLAFMVEGGMMDWSAVYMSTLSKEGMALSGGGFASFSLMMAMMRLVGDGIITRLGPVRTCALSALIAAIGLATALATRQPLVSMAGFALLGIGMANVVPILFAASGRRGGNAGVATVATLGYAGGLCGPPIIGFMAGQWGLRLALTSLLAAIAIIGLNARSAANRPKN, from the coding sequence CTGATCAGATCATTCCATCGTGCACGGATCGGCACGGCCCTGCTTTTCGTCGGATGCGGCGCCGGGATCGGCACATGGTCTGCCAGCGTCGCTCATGTACAGCGTGATGCCGGTCTCAGTGACAGGGCGCTGGGCTTTGCCCTGCTGGCCATGGCCGTTGGCGCATTGGTCTCTATGCCGCTGGCGGGACGTCTCGCCGCCCGTTACGGAACCGCATGCCTGTCCAGTTGGAGCGGGCCGGCTTTTGCCCTCTCCGTGCTTTTGCCACCCTTCTCCCGCCTTTGCGGAGACTGGGCCATGCCCGCCCTTGCCGGAGCGCTGTTTCTGATCGGCGGCACGCATGGAGCCACCGATATCGCCATGAATGGTGAAGCGGCCCGGCTGGAACGGGAAGGAGGTCGCGCCATGATGTCCTCCTTCCATGCAGGATGGAGTTTGGGCGGTATGGCTGGTTCCGCCTTTACCAGCCTCCTGTTTGCATGGGGATGGAGCGCGGAATTAGCCATGGGTCTGTCCGCAGCCATGCTGATGCTGGTGTTTCTGGCCGCGTTGCTGATCAACCGTCCGGTGGAGGGCACTCCTTCGCAACACAGGGAAGCACCCGCCGAAAAAGGATGGACGCCACCGCTGATCTATCTGGGATGCCTCTGCTTTCTGGCCTTTATGGTGGAAGGCGGCATGATGGACTGGTCAGCCGTTTATATGAGCACCCTGTCGAAAGAAGGCATGGCACTGAGCGGCGGCGGATTTGCCTCTTTCTCGCTGATGATGGCAATGATGCGGCTGGTGGGAGACGGGATCATCACCCGGTTAGGCCCGGTACGGACCTGTGCGCTGTCTGCACTGATCGCCGCCATCGGGCTGGCGACCGCGCTTGCCACCCGTCAGCCACTGGTTTCCATGGCCGGATTCGCATTGCTGGGGATAGGGATGGCGAATGTGGTGCCGATCCTGTTCGCCGCATCGGGACGACGGGGCGGCAATGCCGGTGTCGCCACTGTGGCAACACTCGGTTATGCGGGCGGGCTGTGCGGGCCGCCGATTATCGGCTTCATGGCCGGGCAATGGGGGTTGCGTCTTGCGCTGACCTCACTGCTGGCGGCGATCGCCATTATCGGTCTGAATGCGCGCAGCGCGGCAAATCGTC
- a CDS encoding DUF167 family protein → MSIWRSVENGITLALRVVPKARKIGLGGTVPGADGKPRLKISVSAPADKGQANEAVRDMLAKALRVPASRITLLQGLTARDKLVRVEGDPETLGSTVETLASGGTDS, encoded by the coding sequence ATGAGCATCTGGCGCAGTGTCGAAAACGGCATCACCCTTGCCCTGCGTGTCGTACCGAAAGCCCGCAAAATCGGGCTGGGAGGCACTGTTCCCGGGGCTGATGGCAAACCGCGGCTGAAAATCTCCGTCAGTGCCCCTGCCGATAAAGGACAGGCGAACGAAGCGGTGCGGGACATGCTGGCCAAAGCCCTGCGCGTGCCTGCCTCCCGCATCACCCTGCTTCAGGGTCTGACCGCACGCGACAAGCTGGTGCGGGTCGAGGGAGACCCCGAAACGCTGGGGAGCACAGTCGAAACGCTGGCCAGCGGGGGGACAGACTCCTGA
- a CDS encoding YggT family protein: MLTIAFNLLDTLIQLYIYALILSAIISTLMSFGVLDSRNRLVWSIADFLYRVTEPVLRPVRSILPNMGAIDLSPLIVLLVLQLLVRPMLGKLYIAIAFGQWNALLQ; the protein is encoded by the coding sequence GTGCTCACGATCGCTTTCAATCTGCTGGATACGTTGATCCAGCTTTATATCTATGCGCTGATTCTATCGGCGATCATCTCGACGCTGATGTCGTTCGGCGTGCTGGACAGCCGCAACCGACTGGTCTGGTCGATCGCCGATTTCCTGTATCGCGTGACCGAACCGGTTCTGCGCCCGGTGCGCAGTATTCTGCCCAATATGGGTGCGATCGACCTCAGCCCGCTGATCGTGCTGCTGGTGCTGCAACTGCTGGTCCGGCCGATGCTGGGCAAGCTGTATATTGCTATCGCATTCGGACAGTGGAACGCATTGCTGCAATAA
- a CDS encoding MFS transporter, with translation MEARQADCIHSDCPHSRVQSPPSVTSDIPARLDRLPWSRFHTLVIIALGITWILDGLEVTLAGSLAGAIASSPALTLTGGQAGLTASAYLAGAVGGALFFGWLTDRLGRKKLFTLTVLLYLTATILSGLSWSFWSFVLFRFLTGAGIGGEYAAVNATIQELIPARSRGFVDLTINGSFWLGAAIGALGSVLALGHPEWIDQETGWRASFVIGGLIGFIVLLLRRWIPESPRWLMTHGRPGEADEAMHQIETMVAKDRPDNALPPIPPTRLRLRTDVKSWFLPSLHSLFTQYRDRTILAAVLMGAQAFCYNALLFTYALVLNKFEGVGNAQVGFYIFPFALGNFLGPLLLGRWFDTLGRKTMITGTYLLSGLLMTLVGLLFGAGMLDATAQTVAWTIVFFFASAAASSAYLTVGENFPLEVRAVAIAIFYALGTGIGGIAGPALFGHLIDAGRNAVMWGYAAGGALMMAAGVVEFRLGVEAENKSLEEIAPPLSSLRLQESR, from the coding sequence ATGGAAGCGCGCCAGGCTGATTGCATACATTCCGATTGCCCACATTCCAGGGTGCAATCCCCACCTTCAGTCACAAGCGATATTCCGGCTCGGCTGGATCGGCTGCCCTGGAGCCGGTTTCACACGCTGGTGATCATAGCCCTCGGGATTACCTGGATTCTGGACGGGCTGGAGGTTACTCTCGCCGGGTCTCTGGCGGGTGCAATCGCCAGCAGTCCAGCCCTGACGCTTACCGGCGGACAGGCCGGTCTCACAGCCAGCGCCTATCTTGCGGGTGCCGTCGGAGGGGCTTTGTTTTTCGGCTGGCTGACCGACCGGCTTGGGCGGAAGAAACTGTTTACCCTGACCGTACTGCTCTATCTGACCGCTACGATTTTGTCGGGATTATCGTGGAGTTTCTGGTCCTTCGTGCTGTTCCGGTTCCTGACCGGTGCGGGCATTGGCGGGGAATATGCCGCCGTCAACGCCACGATTCAGGAACTGATCCCGGCACGCAGCCGCGGTTTTGTCGATCTGACGATCAATGGTTCGTTCTGGCTCGGCGCGGCGATCGGAGCGCTGGGATCAGTGCTGGCGCTGGGCCATCCCGAGTGGATTGATCAGGAAACAGGCTGGCGGGCGAGCTTCGTGATCGGGGGCCTGATCGGCTTCATAGTGCTGCTGTTACGGCGCTGGATTCCGGAAAGTCCGCGCTGGCTGATGACGCATGGCAGACCCGGCGAGGCTGATGAAGCCATGCACCAGATCGAAACGATGGTCGCCAAGGACAGACCGGATAATGCGCTTCCGCCCATTCCTCCCACCCGGTTACGTCTGCGCACCGATGTCAAAAGCTGGTTTCTGCCCAGCCTGCATAGTCTGTTCACGCAGTATCGGGACAGAACCATTCTCGCAGCCGTTCTGATGGGCGCTCAGGCATTCTGTTATAATGCGCTGCTGTTCACGTATGCGCTGGTGCTGAATAAATTCGAAGGCGTCGGCAATGCGCAGGTTGGATTTTATATCTTTCCTTTTGCGCTCGGGAATTTTCTCGGCCCGCTGCTGCTGGGGCGATGGTTCGATACGCTGGGGCGTAAAACCATGATCACCGGAACCTATCTTCTCTCCGGCTTGCTAATGACCTTGGTTGGTCTGCTGTTCGGCGCGGGGATGCTGGATGCAACTGCACAGACAGTCGCCTGGACGATCGTATTTTTCTTCGCCTCTGCCGCTGCCAGTTCAGCCTATCTTACCGTCGGCGAGAATTTTCCGCTGGAAGTCCGCGCCGTCGCAATTGCGATTTTCTACGCGCTGGGCACCGGGATTGGCGGCATTGCAGGACCAGCGCTGTTCGGTCATCTGATCGATGCGGGACGAAACGCTGTGATGTGGGGTTACGCTGCCGGAGGCGCTCTGATGATGGCGGCCGGGGTGGTAGAATTCCGGCTGGGTGTGGAGGCCGAAAACAAATCCCTTGAAGAGATCGCTCCACCCCTGAGCAGCCTGCGGCTTCAAGAAAGCAGATAA
- the prfB gene encoding peptide chain release factor 2 (programmed frameshift) produces MSAEIDALNQQIKQSVALLRRHLDWDAAQHRLAELNARAEDPDLWNDSAAAQAVMRERTRLASQVEGVLRMESEVSDATELAEMAEADGDEAMATDARRMLETIAAEAKRLEIESLLSGEADGNDAYLEINSGAGGTEAQDWAEMLLRMYTRWAEAHGYKVTLIEQSDGEQAGIKSATLQVAGPSAYGWLKTEAGVHRLVRISPFDSAARRQTSFASIWVYPVVDDNIEIEINEADLKVDTFRASGAGGQHVNKTESAIRITHVPSGIIVACQTDRSQHRNRATAMNMLKARLYEAELQKREAAAQEQENAKSEIGWGHQIRSYVLAPYQLVKDLRTNVEKGNPGAVLDGDLDEFMAAALAARVGAHRSEASASAQ; encoded by the exons ATGTCCGCCGAAATCGACGCCCTCAACCAGCAGATCAAGCAGTCCGTTGCACTGCTGAGGAGGCATCTT GACTGGGATGCCGCTCAACACCGCCTTGCGGAGCTGAATGCCCGCGCCGAAGACCCTGATCTATGGAACGACTCCGCCGCCGCGCAGGCGGTGATGCGTGAACGCACCCGTCTGGCCAGCCAGGTGGAAGGCGTGCTGCGCATGGAATCGGAAGTCAGCGACGCTACCGAGCTGGCCGAAATGGCTGAAGCCGATGGCGACGAAGCCATGGCCACCGATGCCCGCCGCATGCTGGAAACCATTGCCGCCGAAGCCAAGCGGCTGGAAATCGAAAGCCTGCTGTCCGGCGAGGCTGACGGCAACGACGCCTATCTGGAAATCAATTCCGGCGCAGGCGGAACAGAGGCTCAGGATTGGGCCGAAATGCTGTTGCGCATGTACACGCGCTGGGCCGAAGCCCATGGTTACAAAGTCACGCTGATCGAACAGAGTGATGGGGAGCAGGCGGGGATCAAATCCGCGACCCTTCAGGTCGCCGGCCCCTCCGCCTATGGTTGGCTCAAGACCGAGGCTGGGGTGCATCGTCTGGTCCGCATCAGCCCATTCGACAGCGCCGCAAGGCGGCAGACCAGTTTCGCCAGTATCTGGGTCTATCCGGTGGTCGACGACAATATCGAGATCGAGATCAACGAAGCTGATCTGAAGGTCGATACGTTCCGCGCCTCCGGTGCGGGTGGTCAGCACGTGAACAAGACGGAAAGCGCGATTCGCATCACCCATGTGCCATCGGGTATCATCGTCGCCTGTCAGACCGACCGCTCCCAGCATCGCAACCGCGCCACGGCGATGAACATGCTGAAAGCCCGCCTGTATGAGGCGGAGCTGCAAAAGCGTGAAGCCGCGGCACAGGAACAGGAAAACGCCAAAAGCGAAATCGGCTGGGGCCACCAGATCCGCAGCTATGTTCTGGCCCCTTATCAGCTGGTGAAAGATCTGCGCACCAACGTTGAAAAAGGCAATCCGGGTGCCGTTCTGGATGGCGATCTGGACGAGTTCATGGCTGCCGCCCTGGCCGCCCGCGTCGGTGCACATCGCAGCGAGGCGAGCGCCAGCGCACAGTAA
- a CDS encoding penicillin-binding protein 1A has translation MTSSDLPPPDRSIAVPPRPVLTARERLAPPSPEPGREPPRKQRKDNQSSRHAAREAGKRRAGGRFRWIGRLIGALAGLIVLGGLTGVVAIYAAYRHYASDLPDLEGLRVYQPRVMSRVYAADGQIVSELATERRVFVPFSAIPDIVKKAFVSAEDQHFWTHPGVDPVAMFRAAVTDLNHLHDGKRPIGASTITQQVAKNMVLTNEVSIARKIKEAILALRIEESLSKQRILELYLNEIYLGQGAYGVAAAAQAYFNKPLDEITIPEAAFLAALPKAPNNYNPFRYPDVARGRRDWVLDRMAEDHAITREQAAEAKQQPVLPTAFHRPEGIPGAGYFVEEVRRKLVERFGADTTTQGGLSVRTSLDPALQNAADQALHRGLLAYDQSHGGWRGPVAHLEENSLSSPQWESELAKLPRPAGMLRNWRLAVVMKIQPADASLAWTDPPASPLPTATPAPVHHGMMQLADTKWARPVKDGKLGGVPRRMNDVVSVGDVVMVEVDEAALGSPVVQPAASSTRKTPATQIREVPGPALHVRLRQIPNVQGALVSLDPRSGRILAMSGGWSFETSQFNRATQANRQPGSSFKPFVYLTALEQGIAPGQTFLDAPFVMNMGAAGVWRPNNYEMTFSGPVPLSVALQKSLNLVTLRVAQKVGMEAVAKTAMDFHLVESMPKVLPAALGAVDTTVLREAGAYASLAQGGRLVTPHLIDSVQDRDGHVIWKPEDITCENCTTPATPPATSPSSSAPPAISTDAGPVLDDKRNPVADAMSTFQIVTMMENVVAHGTGYQASIGMGGRPIAGKTGTTQDFVDAWFGGFTPTLVTIVWIGFDNPTSLGEHETGGALAAPVWREYMSAALKDHPMLQFPMPEGMTLVKSPAGWDALKPGQPDGGAMIDGGSASGTAQPGDSSGSGGSSGGLDTGMGGLY, from the coding sequence ATGACGTCATCCGATTTGCCGCCCCCCGACCGTTCCATTGCCGTTCCGCCGCGCCCGGTGCTGACCGCGCGGGAACGGCTGGCGCCTCCTTCTCCGGAACCAGGGCGGGAGCCTCCCCGCAAACAACGCAAGGATAATCAGTCCTCGCGGCATGCGGCGCGTGAAGCCGGAAAAAGACGGGCTGGCGGGCGTTTTCGCTGGATCGGCCGTCTGATCGGCGCGCTGGCCGGCCTGATCGTACTGGGCGGTCTGACAGGGGTGGTCGCGATCTATGCCGCCTATCGCCATTACGCATCCGATCTGCCTGATCTGGAGGGGCTGCGCGTCTATCAACCCCGTGTCATGAGCCGCGTCTATGCTGCTGACGGCCAGATCGTCAGTGAACTGGCCACCGAACGGCGCGTCTTCGTGCCATTTTCAGCCATTCCCGACATTGTGAAAAAAGCTTTCGTCTCTGCCGAGGACCAGCATTTCTGGACCCATCCCGGCGTTGACCCCGTTGCCATGTTCCGGGCTGCCGTCACCGATCTGAACCATTTACATGATGGAAAGCGGCCCATCGGTGCATCGACGATCACTCAGCAGGTCGCCAAGAACATGGTGCTGACCAATGAGGTCTCGATCGCCCGCAAGATCAAGGAAGCCATTCTGGCCCTGCGGATCGAGGAAAGCCTTAGCAAACAGCGCATTCTGGAGCTGTATCTGAACGAGATTTATCTCGGTCAGGGCGCCTATGGCGTTGCCGCCGCGGCACAGGCCTATTTCAACAAGCCGCTGGACGAAATCACAATACCGGAAGCCGCTTTTCTGGCTGCCCTGCCCAAAGCACCGAACAATTACAACCCGTTCCGCTATCCCGATGTCGCGCGGGGCAGACGGGACTGGGTGCTGGATCGCATGGCGGAAGACCATGCCATCACCCGTGAGCAGGCCGCCGAAGCGAAACAACAACCTGTGCTACCCACCGCGTTCCACCGGCCCGAAGGCATCCCGGGCGCCGGTTACTTCGTAGAGGAAGTCCGGCGCAAACTGGTCGAGCGCTTCGGGGCCGACACCACGACACAGGGTGGCCTGTCGGTGCGCACCAGCCTTGATCCAGCCCTGCAGAATGCCGCCGATCAGGCGCTGCATCGGGGGCTGCTGGCTTATGATCAGTCCCATGGCGGCTGGCGAGGTCCCGTTGCCCATCTGGAAGAAAACAGCCTTTCCAGCCCGCAATGGGAATCCGAACTGGCGAAGCTGCCACGTCCGGCCGGTATGCTACGCAACTGGCGACTGGCTGTAGTGATGAAAATTCAGCCTGCCGATGCCTCCCTGGCCTGGACCGATCCGCCCGCCAGCCCGCTGCCCACCGCAACCCCCGCTCCGGTGCATCATGGCATGATGCAACTGGCGGATACGAAATGGGCACGTCCCGTGAAAGACGGGAAGCTGGGTGGCGTCCCCCGCCGGATGAATGATGTCGTCTCCGTCGGCGATGTCGTGATGGTCGAGGTAGACGAAGCAGCGCTCGGCAGCCCGGTTGTTCAACCCGCCGCCTCATCGACCCGCAAAACACCCGCCACCCAGATCAGGGAAGTCCCTGGCCCGGCCCTGCATGTCCGGCTGCGCCAGATTCCCAATGTGCAGGGGGCGCTCGTTTCTCTCGATCCCCGCTCGGGCCGTATTCTGGCAATGAGCGGCGGCTGGAGTTTCGAAACCAGCCAGTTCAATCGGGCGACACAGGCCAACCGTCAGCCCGGAAGCTCATTCAAGCCATTCGTTTATCTAACGGCGCTGGAACAGGGCATTGCACCGGGCCAGACCTTTCTGGATGCGCCCTTCGTGATGAATATGGGGGCAGCAGGTGTGTGGCGGCCCAATAACTATGAGATGACCTTCTCCGGTCCGGTGCCGCTGAGCGTCGCACTGCAAAAATCGCTCAATCTGGTGACGCTGCGGGTCGCGCAGAAAGTCGGTATGGAGGCGGTGGCCAAGACAGCGATGGATTTCCATCTGGTCGAGTCCATGCCGAAAGTCCTGCCCGCCGCGCTCGGTGCGGTGGATACCACCGTACTGCGTGAAGCCGGCGCCTATGCGTCGCTGGCGCAGGGCGGCAGGCTGGTTACACCCCATCTGATCGACAGTGTGCAGGACCGTGACGGGCATGTCATCTGGAAGCCGGAAGACATTACCTGCGAGAACTGCACAACGCCTGCGACCCCGCCCGCAACGTCTCCTTCCTCCTCTGCTCCCCCGGCCATCTCCACCGATGCCGGGCCGGTGCTGGATGACAAGCGCAATCCGGTGGCGGATGCGATGAGCACCTTCCAGATTGTCACCATGATGGAAAATGTGGTGGCACACGGCACCGGCTATCAGGCCTCGATCGGTATGGGCGGACGCCCCATTGCCGGCAAAACCGGCACGACTCAGGATTTCGTTGATGCCTGGTTTGGCGGCTTTACACCGACGCTGGTCACTATCGTCTGGATCGGTTTCGACAACCCCACCTCTCTGGGCGAACACGAAACCGGCGGAGCGCTGGCAGCCCCTGTCTGGCGCGAATATATGAGTGCCGCGCTGAAAGATCATCCCATGCTGCAATTCCCGATGCCGGAAGGCATGACACTGGTGAAAAGCCCGGCCGGTTGGGATGCCCTGAAGCCCGGTCAGCCCGATGGGGGTGCCATGATTGATGGCGGCAGCGCATCCGGGACGGCACAGCCCGGCGATTCCTCCGGCAGTGGGGGAAGCAGCGGCGGTCTCGACACCGGAATGGGTGGGCTGTATTGA
- a CDS encoding N-acetylmuramoyl-L-alanine amidase family protein, with the protein MAEAEAAGPQKHGHPHAIKTLHAPPAGQSAARKNSAPRLIMLDPGHGGKDPGAIGITGTYEKHVALAAAQELKRQLERTGRYRVEMTRTNDTFIPLDGRVDRAQSKGASLFISMHADALHNAGVRGASVYTLATSASDAQTASLAKRENSVDRFGGPAFSNQPPDIARILTSLVRRETKIGSARLSHSMVSSLDSTVPMLTHPARHAGFVVLKAADIPSVLVEMGFMSNRQDEALLRRPDHRIRIATAMTRAVEAYFATSAGYAMRG; encoded by the coding sequence ATGGCAGAGGCCGAGGCTGCCGGGCCGCAGAAACACGGCCATCCTCATGCCATAAAAACATTGCATGCTCCGCCAGCCGGCCAATCTGCTGCCCGTAAAAACAGCGCGCCCCGTCTTATCATGCTCGATCCCGGCCATGGCGGCAAAGATCCGGGTGCCATTGGCATCACCGGCACGTATGAAAAACATGTCGCCCTTGCTGCCGCACAGGAACTGAAGCGCCAGCTGGAACGGACCGGGCGCTACCGGGTGGAAATGACCCGGACCAACGACACCTTCATTCCCCTCGACGGAAGGGTGGATCGCGCCCAGAGCAAGGGAGCTTCCCTGTTCATCTCCATGCACGCGGATGCGCTGCACAATGCCGGGGTACGCGGGGCCAGCGTCTATACGCTGGCAACATCAGCCTCCGACGCGCAGACAGCGTCTCTGGCGAAACGGGAAAACAGCGTGGACCGGTTTGGCGGCCCGGCCTTCAGCAATCAGCCGCCCGATATCGCCCGTATTCTCACCAGTCTGGTGCGGAGAGAGACCAAAATTGGATCAGCCCGATTGTCACACAGTATGGTCAGCAGCCTCGACAGCACCGTGCCGATGCTGACCCATCCTGCCCGCCATGCCGGCTTTGTCGTTCTGAAAGCCGCTGATATTCCCAGTGTGCTGGTCGAGATGGGCTTCATGTCCAATCGTCAGGACGAGGCATTGTTACGCCGCCCCGACCATCGCATACGGATCGCCACCGCCATGACCCGCGCGGTGGAAGCCTATTTCGCCACCAGCGCCGGCTATGCCATGCGGGGATGA
- a CDS encoding Rne/Rng family ribonuclease has protein sequence MTKKMLIDASHAEETRVVVMDGNRLEDFDVEAASRKQIKGNIYLAKVVRVEPSLQAAFVEYGGNRHGFLAFSEIHPDYYQIPVADRQRLLAMQEEEAREEEEAEEAEFSAAEARRSASRPLNNAREVIQADSEQPEASDPQEDGADHGVQDESAADFSGEAGDEGSVPASAGEGDDQEESRQASRPARQKEDRERRSPRFLRNYKIQEVIKRRQILLIQVVKEERGNKGAALSTYISLAGRYCVLMPNSPRGGGVSRKITSATDRRRLKDIIGALEIPRGMGIIVRTAGGNRPKAEIMRDCEYLLRLWDDIRDITLRSSAPALIHEEASLIKRAIRDVYTSTIEEVLVDGEEGWRAARDIMRMLMPSHARKVICWNADKERAGQPLFAHYQVESQLDAILAPNVSLKSGGYLVINQAEALVAIDVNSGRSTKERGIEETALRTNLEAADEVARQLRLRDLAGLIVIDFIDMESRKHNGMVERRLKEALKNDRARIQVGQISSFGLLEMSRQRLRPSLTETSMITCPHCNGLGLVRTTEGASVHVLRAIEEEGARRRYAEIMVHAAADVAFYILNNRRDFLATLESRFGMKVLFSADTQFSGSQLRIEKIRARAMEDVVRTPLIGVADPQPSVAGDLYDFADASDGFATFEAAPVAALPVAVQAEPVGTAEEGNNGGRLPSAEGDSEPGPDDGERRRRRRRRRRGNRRNDGAENGMDARSEQDENGNPVEEGEGVRHGDANTSALPVETTELTVAGVASKETSAETQGDAIDGTQAVSGEFGDEFAEDSRPRRRGRRGGRGRRQPAQANGHDAGEVAYTGPTPADPFGQQPLDVFDVMDGIEQPMIRDGKVDQGSRSERHPDLVPEPVVVSEEQAEPYIAPPIQPVVIEDTAPRARRGWWKR, from the coding sequence ATGACCAAAAAAATGCTCATCGACGCCAGCCATGCGGAAGAAACCCGCGTGGTGGTGATGGATGGAAACCGGCTTGAAGATTTCGACGTTGAGGCAGCGTCCCGTAAACAGATCAAAGGGAATATTTATCTCGCCAAAGTCGTCCGGGTAGAGCCGAGCCTTCAGGCCGCTTTCGTCGAATATGGCGGTAACCGGCATGGCTTTCTGGCTTTCAGTGAAATCCATCCCGACTACTATCAGATCCCTGTTGCCGACCGTCAGCGCCTGCTCGCCATGCAGGAAGAGGAAGCACGTGAGGAGGAGGAGGCTGAGGAAGCCGAATTTTCCGCCGCTGAGGCGCGTCGTTCCGCCTCCCGACCGTTGAACAACGCTCGGGAGGTCATCCAGGCGGATTCAGAACAGCCCGAAGCATCCGATCCGCAAGAGGACGGGGCCGATCATGGGGTGCAGGATGAATCCGCCGCCGATTTTTCTGGAGAGGCCGGGGATGAGGGGAGCGTTCCTGCCTCCGCCGGGGAAGGCGATGATCAGGAGGAGAGCCGTCAGGCCTCGCGCCCGGCCCGCCAGAAAGAAGATCGTGAGCGCCGCTCTCCCCGTTTTCTGCGCAATTATAAAATTCAGGAAGTCATCAAGCGCCGCCAGATCCTGCTGATTCAGGTGGTGAAGGAAGAGCGGGGCAATAAAGGGGCCGCGCTGAGCACTTATATTTCTCTTGCTGGCCGCTATTGCGTGTTGATGCCGAACTCGCCGCGTGGTGGTGGCGTGTCACGCAAGATTACCTCCGCCACGGATCGCCGCCGTCTGAAAGACATTATCGGCGCGCTGGAGATCCCGCGCGGCATGGGCATCATCGTCCGCACGGCTGGCGGGAACCGCCCGAAGGCGGAGATCATGCGGGACTGCGAATACCTGTTGCGCCTGTGGGATGATATCCGCGACATCACCCTGCGTTCATCCGCGCCCGCGCTGATTCACGAGGAAGCCAGCCTGATCAAGCGGGCGATCCGTGATGTCTATACCAGTACGATTGAGGAAGTGCTGGTCGATGGGGAAGAAGGTTGGCGGGCTGCGCGCGATATCATGCGCATGCTGATGCCGTCCCATGCCCGCAAGGTGATCTGCTGGAACGCTGACAAGGAACGTGCCGGACAGCCCCTGTTCGCTCATTATCAGGTCGAATCGCAACTTGATGCCATTCTGGCGCCGAATGTTTCGCTGAAATCCGGGGGCTATCTGGTAATCAACCAGGCCGAGGCTCTGGTGGCGATCGACGTCAATTCCGGTCGTTCCACGAAGGAGCGGGGGATTGAGGAAACAGCCCTCCGCACCAATCTGGAAGCGGCGGATGAGGTCGCCCGTCAGCTGCGTCTGCGTGATCTTGCCGGTCTGATCGTGATCGATTTCATCGACATGGAAAGCCGCAAGCATAACGGCATGGTCGAGCGGCGGCTGAAGGAAGCGTTGAAGAACGACCGTGCCCGCATTCAGGTCGGCCAGATCAGCAGCTTTGGCCTGCTGGAAATGAGCCGCCAGCGTCTGCGCCCGTCCCTGACCGAAACCAGCATGATCACCTGCCCGCATTGCAATGGGCTTGGTCTGGTCCGCACCACTGAGGGTGCTTCCGTCCATGTGCTGCGGGCGATCGAGGAAGAGGGCGCACGCCGTCGCTATGCCGAGATCATGGTGCACGCCGCTGCCGATGTGGCGTTCTACATTCTGAACAATCGCCGGGATTTTCTGGCCACGCTGGAATCCCGCTTCGGCATGAAGGTGCTTTTCTCCGCTGATACGCAGTTCAGTGGTTCCCAGTTGCGGATTGAGAAAATCCGTGCCCGTGCGATGGAAGACGTGGTCCGGACTCCGCTGATCGGCGTTGCTGATCCGCAGCCGAGCGTTGCGGGTGATCTGTATGATTTCGCTGATGCCTCTGACGGTTTTGCGACGTTCGAGGCGGCCCCGGTGGCGGCATTGCCCGTGGCTGTGCAGGCAGAACCGGTTGGAACCGCCGAGGAAGGTAACAACGGTGGCAGGCTGCCTTCCGCGGAAGGCGATTCTGAACCCGGGCCGGATGATGGAGAGCGCCGCCGTCGCCGTCGTCGTCGTCGTCGTGGCAATCGCCGTAATGACGGGGCCGAGAATGGGATGGATGCCCGGTCGGAGCAGGATGAGAACGGCAATCCGGTCGAAGAGGGTGAGGGTGTCAGGCACGGGGATGCCAATACCTCTGCGCTGCCCGTGGAAACCACAGAGCTGACAGTGGCCGGAGTTGCTTCCAAAGAAACCAGTGCGGAAACACAGGGCGACGCCATCGATGGTACGCAGGCTGTCTCCGGTGAATTTGGTGATGAGTTTGCGGAGGATTCCCGTCCGCGCCGCCGTGGCCGCCGTGGCGGGCGTGGGCGGCGTCAGCCTGCTCAGGCGAATGGCCATGATGCGGGGGAAGTGGCCTATACCGGTCCCACCCCGGCTGATCCGTTCGGTCAGCAGCCGCTGGATGTATTCGACGTGATGGATGGTATTGAGCAACCGATGATCCGTGACGGGAAAGTGGATCAGGGCTCCCGCTCCGAACGCCATCCTGACCTGGTGCCTGAGCCGGTTGTCGTGTCTGAGGAGCAGGCTGAGCCCTATATTGCGCCCCCCATCCAGCCAGTGGTGATTGAGGATACCGCTCCACGGGCCAGACGAGGCTGGTGGAAACGCTGA